The genomic interval GCTCGCGGTAGCTGGTCTCCTCGCCGTGCCAGACGAGGGCGGGCGCGTCGGGGCGCTCGCGGACCTGGGTGAGGAAGCCGGGGAGCAGTCCGGCGGCGCCGCCCCGGCCGGTCATGGCCGCCGTCCCGCCAGCCGGGCCCAGCCGCTCTTCACGGCGATGCCCGACGGGGTGCGGCAGGTGAAGCGGACCAGGGTGCGGTCGGCGTCCGGGGCCAGTTCGATCCGGAGCGGCACGTCCGGGACCACCGGGGCGGAGAACCGCCCGCTGACGGCGAGGACGCGGGTGGCGTCGCCGTCCGCGTACCGGTCGGCGATCTCCTCGACGGCGAGGGCGAGCACGCTCATCCCGTGCGCGATGACGCTGGGGAAGCCGGCGTCCTTGGCGGCCCGGTCGTCCAGGTGGATCGGGTTGAGGTCGCCGGAGGCGTGCGCGTAGCCGCGGATCCAGGCGGGGGTGAGCCGGTGCTCGGCGACGGCCGGCTCACCGGCTCCGCCGGAGGGTGCGGGCGCGGCCGGTGACGGGATCCCGCCGAAGGGCTCGATGGCGGCGGCGCCCATCAGCAGGGCGCTGGTGAGGAGTTCGGCGCGCGGGGTGCCGTCGGCTGCGGTGAGGCGGGCCCGGACGGCGACGCGGGTGCCCCTCGGTTCGCGGCGGGCGCCGACCACGTCGAGGGCGACGGTGATCTGCTCGCCGGGCAGCAGCGGCTGCTCGATCAGGATGTCCTGGCCGAGGTGGACGACGGAGACGGGCTCGGGCTCGGCCGCCGCCAGGTCGCGTACGGTCGCGTCGGCGAGGGTGTGCGCGAGGACGAAGGCGTGCACCGGGGAGGCGCCGGGTGCCTCGGCCGCGGGCAGGTCCGCGCGGACGGCGGCCCGGAAGGCGGCCACCTCGTCGGCGGTGAGGGTGCGGATCGCGGTGCGGGGCCGGGCGGTGGTGGTCGTCATACCGGCGCCACCACCATGCTCGCGTTGTGGCCGCCGAAGCCGAAGGAGTTCGACAGCGCGGGCCCCAGGGCGACGGGCCGTGGACTGGTGTGCACCACGTCGATCTCCATTCCTGGCTCCAGGTGTTCGTGGTTGGCGGTGGGCGGCACCTCTCGGGCGCGCATGGCCTGGACGGCGGCGATGATCTCGACGGCGCCGGCCGCTCCGATGAGGTGGCCGATGACGCCCTTGGAGGCGGTGACCGGCGGCCCGTCGGAGCCGAAGACCTTGGCGAGGGCCGTGGCCTCGGCGCGGTCGTTGTGCGGGGTCGAGGTGCCGTGCGCGTTGATGTGCGTGATCTCGTCGGGGGCGAGCCCGGCGGCGGTGAGCGCGCCGGTCATCGCGGAGACCGCGCCTGCCCCGTCGGCCAGCGGCATCGACAGGTGGTAGGCGTCCGAGGTGGCCGCGTACCCGGCGATCCGGGCGTAGGTGCGGGCGCCCCGGGCCAGCGCGTCGTCCAGGCGTTCCAGGACGACGAAGCCGGCCCCCTCCCCCATGACGAACCCGTCGCGGTCCCGGTCGAACGGGCGGGAGGCGCGCGCCGGGTCCTCGTTGCGCCCGGAGACCGCGTTCAGGTTGCCGAAGGCGGCGAGGGTGACCGGGGTCAGGGTGGACTCGCAGCCGCCCGCGATCGCCACGTCGGCCCGGCCCGACTCCAGGAGCGCGGTGGCGTGCCCGATGGCGTCGACGCCGCTGGCGCAGGTGGTCGCGATGGTGGTCGCGGGACCGGTCCAGCCCAGGCGCATGGCGATCTGGGCGGCCGCCGCGTTCGGCATGGTGAGCAGCGGCATCAGCGGGTTGACCCGGTGCGGGCCCACCTCGCTGTAGTGCGCGGACTCGCGGTCACTGGTGGCGCGGCCGCCCACCGCGTTGCCGACGACGATCGCGGTGCGCCCGGGCTCGGGCACCGGGGCGCCTGCGTCGCGGTGCGCGGCGAGCGCGGCCGTGGTGCCGTACAGCGCGAAGGGGTCCATGCGCCGGGCGTCCTTGGCGGACACGAGGGCGTCGGGGCCCTGGGTGTCGAGTCCGCTGACCCGGCAGCCGATCCGGACCCGGTGGCGGGAGAGGTCCAGGTGGTCGAGCGGGGCTGCGGTGGAACGGCCGGCGCGGAGCGCGGCCCACAGGGCCTCGGGGGTGCACCCCGCCGGGGTGACCACACCGATCCCGGTGATCACCACCGGGGTGCGGTGGGAGGCTGCGGCTGTCATCTTCGGTCTCGTCTCCGTCCGGTGTCCCGGGGCGTGGACCGGCCGGTCAGGCCGGGATGATGCCGCACTCGCGGGCGGACTTGATGAAGGCGTCGGCGGCGAAGTCGATGTCCTCGGGCGTGTGCCGCGCGGTCACCGCGATCCGCAGCCTGGCCAGGTCGTTGGGGACGGCCGGGGTGACCACGGGGATGCCGATGACGCCGTTGCGGCGGCAGGTGGTGGCCAGGTCGTACGCCTTCTCGTCGGAGCCGGCGATCAGCGGCAGCACCGCGGTCACGCTGTCCTGCGTACGCAGTCCCTGGGCGTTGACCAGGGCGCGCAGGCGGGCGGACTCGCGCTGGATGTGGGTGACCCGCTCCGGTTCGCGTTGCAGGATGCGCAGGCTCTCCAGGGCGGCCGCGGCCTGGGCCGGGGCGAGGGCGGCGGAGAAGAGGAACGGCCGGGCGGCGTAGCGCAGGTGGCCGATCAGCTCGGCGGGTCCGGTGACCCAGCCGCCCATGGACGGGATGCCCTTGGACAGGGTGCCGAGCTTGATGTCGGCCTTCACCCGGTGGTCGAAGTGCTCCTCGATGCCGCGCCCGGTGGCGCCGATGACGCCGAGCGCGTGGGCCTCGTCCACCATGAGCAGCGCGTTGTGCTCGTCGCACACCTTGCGCAGCTCGGGCAGCGGGGCGATGTCGCCGTCCATGGAGTAGACGCTGTCGACGATGACGAGCCGCACCCCGTCGGGCGAGGCGGCGGCCAGGCGGCGGTCGAGGTGGTCGACGTCGTTGTGCCGGAAGCGGGTGACGGTGGCGCCGGAGAGCCGGCAGCCGTCCACGATGGAGGCGTGGTCGTACTTGTCGATGAAGACGGTGTCGCCGGCGCCGACGAGACCGCCCACGGTGCCCACGTTGGCCGCGTAGCCCGAGCTGAAGACCATGGACGCCTCGCGGTCCGCGAAGCTCGCGACCTCGGCCTCCAGCTCCTCGTGCAGCGGGATCGTCCCGGCCAGGGCGCGCACGCCGTGGTTGCCGCTGCCGTAGAGGTCGAGCGCGGCCTTGGCGGCGGCGACGACGCGTTCGTCGCCGCCCAGACCCAGATAGCTGTAGCCGGACATCATCAGCAGCCGTTGTCCGTCGAGATCGGCGTAGGCGCTGTCCCGCTCGACCGTGTAGGAGACGAAACTGTTGCGGCGCTCCGGCTCGGACTCCAGTGCCGCCACACGCCTGTTCGTGACGGCCAGCTTCGGCGCCAGCCGTTCCCAACCTCCGGTTGCGTTCACAGTGGGTCTCCTCAGGCTGATTCAGTCGGCCGGCGAACGGCCTATTCATGAAAGGTTTTCTACGCCGCGCTCCGCAACGCGGCCGCAACAAGGGAGCCGGAGCCCTTCTCGAATAACGCTCGAAGCCGCTCGGGATTCGCTAGAAATCCCCTGGTGAATGCATGGAGAAGGGAAGGGACATGGGCCCGCGATTCAGCGGAACTTGGGCTTCCACTCATTCCCCCGGTATGTTCCCGGGCTCAATTGACACGGCCTGAACGCCCCTGCGAGGGTCACGTCGACATCACGGGGAATGGCGAGAACTGAACGGCGCAACGCGAAAGCAAGGGCGCCGTGTTCCCCGCTCGGTTCCTGATCCGCCGCAGGGGGAGTGTCGACGTGTTGATCCGGCTCGTAGGACTTGTCAGCATCGAGCACGAGGCGGAACCGCCCCGGCACCTGTCGAGCGCGCAGGCTCAGATCGCCTTCGCCCGACTCGTCCTGGAGCGCTCCGCAGGCACCAGCCGCGACCAGCTCGCGGACACGCTGTGGCCGCAGGGGCTGCCCGACACCTGGGCGTCCGCGCTGCGCAGTGTCGTCAGCCGGGTGCGGTCCTTCGTCACCAGCGCACACCAGAAGCCGGGCGAGACGCCGCTGGTCGCCCAGAGCGGGCGTTACCTGCTGCATCTGCCGGGCGAGGCGCTGACCGATGTGGAGATGGCCGAGGCGTCGGTCTCCGAGGCCCGGCAGGCGTGCCGGGAGGGCGCGCACGCGGTGGCCCTGCAACTGGCCTCCGGCGCGGTCGCCAATCTGCGCGGCGCCTTCCTGCCCGCCCACGAGGGCGAGTGGGTGAACACCACCCGCGAGCGCATCGAGGCGGTACGGCTGAGCGCCCTGGAGCTGTCCAGCGCCTCGGCCGCCGCCCTCGGCAACAGCCACCACGCCCTGCGGTACGCCGACGAGGCGGTGCGCAGGGCGCCGTTCCGGGAGAGCGCGCACCGCTGCCGGATGACGGCGCACGCC from Streptomyces drozdowiczii carries:
- a CDS encoding aminotransferase class I/II-fold pyridoxal phosphate-dependent enzyme; translated protein: MNATGGWERLAPKLAVTNRRVAALESEPERRNSFVSYTVERDSAYADLDGQRLLMMSGYSYLGLGGDERVVAAAKAALDLYGSGNHGVRALAGTIPLHEELEAEVASFADREASMVFSSGYAANVGTVGGLVGAGDTVFIDKYDHASIVDGCRLSGATVTRFRHNDVDHLDRRLAAASPDGVRLVIVDSVYSMDGDIAPLPELRKVCDEHNALLMVDEAHALGVIGATGRGIEEHFDHRVKADIKLGTLSKGIPSMGGWVTGPAELIGHLRYAARPFLFSAALAPAQAAAALESLRILQREPERVTHIQRESARLRALVNAQGLRTQDSVTAVLPLIAGSDEKAYDLATTCRRNGVIGIPVVTPAVPNDLARLRIAVTARHTPEDIDFAADAFIKSARECGIIPA
- a CDS encoding MaoC family dehydratase, with the protein product MTTTTARPRTAIRTLTADEVAAFRAAVRADLPAAEAPGASPVHAFVLAHTLADATVRDLAAAEPEPVSVVHLGQDILIEQPLLPGEQITVALDVVGARREPRGTRVAVRARLTAADGTPRAELLTSALLMGAAAIEPFGGIPSPAAPAPSGGAGEPAVAEHRLTPAWIRGYAHASGDLNPIHLDDRAAKDAGFPSVIAHGMSVLALAVEEIADRYADGDATRVLAVSGRFSAPVVPDVPLRIELAPDADRTLVRFTCRTPSGIAVKSGWARLAGRRP
- a CDS encoding beta-ketoacyl-[acyl-carrier-protein] synthase family protein, with the protein product MTAAASHRTPVVITGIGVVTPAGCTPEALWAALRAGRSTAAPLDHLDLSRHRVRIGCRVSGLDTQGPDALVSAKDARRMDPFALYGTTAALAAHRDAGAPVPEPGRTAIVVGNAVGGRATSDRESAHYSEVGPHRVNPLMPLLTMPNAAAAQIAMRLGWTGPATTIATTCASGVDAIGHATALLESGRADVAIAGGCESTLTPVTLAAFGNLNAVSGRNEDPARASRPFDRDRDGFVMGEGAGFVVLERLDDALARGARTYARIAGYAATSDAYHLSMPLADGAGAVSAMTGALTAAGLAPDEITHINAHGTSTPHNDRAEATALAKVFGSDGPPVTASKGVIGHLIGAAGAVEIIAAVQAMRAREVPPTANHEHLEPGMEIDVVHTSPRPVALGPALSNSFGFGGHNASMVVAPV
- a CDS encoding AfsR/SARP family transcriptional regulator — protein: MLIRLVGLVSIEHEAEPPRHLSSAQAQIAFARLVLERSAGTSRDQLADTLWPQGLPDTWASALRSVVSRVRSFVTSAHQKPGETPLVAQSGRYLLHLPGEALTDVEMAEASVSEARQACREGAHAVALQLASGAVANLRGAFLPAHEGEWVNTTRERIEAVRLSALELSSASAAALGNSHHALRYADEAVRRAPFRESAHRCRMTAHAAAGNRADALRVYQQLRELLSDELGIEPAPSTQTLYLGLLREPDPAREAPRPMAPYGGPAGIDPLLMSAYEPLLPPAA